In a single window of the Drosophila subpulchrella strain 33 F10 #4 breed RU33 chromosome X, RU_Dsub_v1.1 Primary Assembly, whole genome shotgun sequence genome:
- the LOC119557860 gene encoding ras GTPase-activating protein 1 produces MADLIHLGNIDVVIQKDKPGSPTGCSDDGNLGGLGGMSGLGMMAAGGIDLGDLAQELDHDEFDGPHMLNGERPAIIAPPESEWYHGRLDRYSAESRLRGSSKLGSYLVRESDRKPGSYVLSYYGRTGINHFRITAVCGDFYIGGRQFISLSDLVGYYTSCSDLLKRERLAIPVAPPEPVNDKKRVVAILPYTKMPETDELSFQKGDIFFVHNDMGDGWLWVTAHRTGEQGMIFRELVDDLDVSIDPNTVFPWFHPNCTKNEAVDMLVKAGPGSFLVRPSDNSPGDYSLFFHINNQIQRFRIEKKGVRYLMGGRTFECLDAVINRYRKEQIVEGHSLNHPVVNGIQPEFNQQYVVEKAAEKIYATLRECRDQIGLKKIKGIKHHGHLNKKSDKTTKWKQLYFALINDGSETQLCFYDNPKKTKPKGLIDLSCAYLYQCHDSLWERPYCFQIVERALPCLATVTYLCAPSQESYVEWINSLKAQCDSQLSRAQKKVSRLRELRCLNLHVLEAHRLPFKLVPHPYCSISLNQVKVGKTRVKIAPEPVWEEEFVLDDVPPDVVSLTITLISRGKRGKDSEVAELTIDLSSLKNGQETEGWYQLTGMTPMGEWGSLRLRMRYLDDLIMPCEEYSPLQQLLLESELYAVKALAELCHNDRVPLATALLRVFRQEKRETELIRMLCQAEVTRENETTTLFRGASLATTLMDLYMRTECSGFLQSAVSETVQRILESKQSAELNPTKMDVNDDACTNAEFLLQILDLVTQSIFTSPDACPRNVRFICCCLQKAVMAKWPTERLVRTRVVSGFIFLRLLCPALLNPRQFGLVSETPPMAATRSLVMVAKCLQNLANLIEFGGKEQYMEVVNPFILKNKERMIVFLDQLSSVNDPNQPLGMFVEQSTNLNSQDTGRELATLHHICVSHSQELHELSNILSIKKLVTVTDMLTKHKLKYREMIS; encoded by the exons ATGGCGGACCTAATACATTTGGGAAATATAGATGTTGTCATCCAGAAAGATAAGCCCGGTTCGCCAACGGGCTGTTCGGATGATGGAAACCTAGGTGGTCTTGGCGGCATGAGTGGATTGGGCATGATGGCCGCCGGTGGCATTGACCTAGGTGACTTGGCACAGGAATTGGATCACGATGAGTTCGATGGACCCCACATGCTGAATG GTGAACGTCCTGCGATTATTGCTCCTCCCGAAAGTGAATGGTACCATGGACGACTGGATCGTTACTCTGCAGAGTCTCGTCTGCGGGGAAGCAGTAAACTGGGTAGTTATTTAG TTCGTGAAAGTGACCGCAAGCCTGGCTCCTATGTTCTAAGTTATTATGGGCGTACCGGCATAAACCATTTTCG GATCACAGCCGTATGCGGAGACTTCTATATCGGCGGACGACAATTCATTTCCTTGAGCGATCTAGTCGGCTACTATACCTCATGTAGTGACCTACTAAAGCGCGAACGATTGGCCATACCAGTTGCTCCGCCGGAGCCAGTTAACGATAAAAAGCGCGTCGTAGCCATCCTGCCTTATACAAAAATGCCAGAGACCGATGAACTGAGTTTCCAAAAAGGTGATATTTTCTTCGTGCACAATGACATGGGCGATGGCTGGCTGTGGGTGACTGCCCATCGTACTGGCGAGCAGGGAATGATTTTCAGGGAACTTGTGGATGACCTGGATGTATCCATCGATCCGAATACCGTCTTCCCCTGGTTTCATCCGAATTGCACCAAAAACGAAGCCGTCGATATGTTGGTTAAAG CTGGACCGGGAAGTTTCTTGGTTCGTCCCAGTGACAACTCGCCGGGGGATTACTCCCTCTTTTTCCATATTAACAACCAGATCCAACGCTTTCGCATCGAGAAGAAGGGCGTGCGATATTTGATGGGAGGGCGGACATTTGAATGCCTGGATGCGGTGATAAATCGCTATCGAAAGGAGCAAATCGTCGAGGGTCACTCACTCAATCATCCGGTTGTCAATGGCATACAGCCAGAGTTCAATCAGCAATATGTTGTGGAAAAGGCCGCCGAAAAGATATATGCCACACTACGCGAATGTCGCGACCAAATTGGCCTTAAGAAGATCAAGGGCATCAAACACCATGGGCATTTGAACAAGAAATCGGATAAAACGACGAAATGGAAGCAATTATATTTTGCATTAATTAACGATGGCTCTGAGACGCAACTATGCTTCTACGACAATCCGAAGAAGACCAAACCGAAGGGTCTGATCGATTTGTCGTGTGCTTACCTCTATCAATGTCACGATTCCCTGTGGGAGCGTCCATACTGCTTTCAAATAGTCGAAAGGGCCCTGCCATGCTTGGCCACGGTGACATATCTGTGTGCTCCTAGTCAGGAAAGCTACGTGGAGTGGATCAACTCCCTCAAGGCCCAGTGCGACTCGCAGCTGAGTCGGGCCCAGAAGAAGGTCTCACGTCTGCGCGAGCTCCGTTGTCTTAATCTGCATGTGCTAGAAGCTCATCGCTTACCATTTAAATTAGTGCCACATCCATACTGCAGTATTTCGCTTAATCAAGTCAAGGTGGGCAAAACACGTGTCAAAATTGCCCCCGAACCTGTTTGGGAGGAGGAATTCGTGCTAGA CGATGTCCCTCCAGATGTTGTTTCCTTAACCATTACTTTAATTTCACGCGGAAAACGAGGTAAAGACTCTGAGGTGGCCGAGCTAACCATTGACTTATCTAGTCTGAAGAATGGCCAGGAGACTGAGGGCTGGTACCAACTCACTGGCATGACGCCGATGGGTGAATGGGGCTCGTTGCGTTTGCGTATGCGTTACCTCGACGATCTGATAATGCCATGTGAGGAGTACAGTCCTCTGCAGCAATTGCTCCTCGAATCAGAGCTCTATGCAGTCAAAGCTTTGGCCGAACTCTGTCACAACGATCGTGTTCCTTTGGCCACAGCGCTGCTACGAGTCTTTCGGCAGGAGAAAAGGGAAACGGAATTAATTCGAATGCTGTGCCAAGCGGAGGTTACGCGTGAAAATGAGACCACAACGCTTTTCCGGGGCGCTTCGTTGGCCACCACACTAATGGATTTATATATGCGAACCGAATGCAGCGGATTTCTCCAGTCGGCCGTTAGCGAAACTGTGCAGCGCATTTTGGAGAGCAAGCAGTCGGCGGAATTGAATCCCACGAAAATGGACGTCAACGATGATGCCTGCACGAATGCAGAGTTCCTGCTGCAGATCCTTGATCTGGTCACCCAGTCGATATTCACTTCACCGGACGCCTGTCCCCGGAATGTGCGTTTTATTTGCTGCTGCCTGCAGAAGGCTGTGATGGCTAAGTGGCCGACAGAGCGGTTGGTTCGCACCCGAGTCGTCTCTGGCTTCATATTCTTGCGCCTTTTATGCCCAGCGCTGCTGAATCCACGGCAGTTTGGCCTGGTCAGCGAGACGCCACCGATGGCAGCCACTCGTTCTTTAGTCATGGTCGCCAAGTGTCTGCAAAACCTAGCCAACTTGATTGAATTTGGCGGCAAG GAACAATACATGGAGGTTGTCAATCCGTTTATTTTGAAGAACAAGGAACGCATGATTGTTTTCTTGGATCAACTGTCCTCCGTTAACGATCCGAATCAACCGCTTGGAATGTTTGTCGAACAGAGTACAAATCTTAATTCACAAGACACCG GACGCGAGCTGGCTACCTTACATCACATCTGTGTCTCACATTCGCAAGAGCTTCACGAGCTATCCAACATTCTCTCAATTAAAAAGCTTGTCACTGTTACGGACATGTTGACCAAGCACAAACTGAAGTA
- the LOC119557862 gene encoding uncharacterized protein LOC119557862, protein MSKRQRDGLDAPAKKAAKNRFKKLVRTVILNMQWLNEATEETGISLNVKKNVAMLVRQKRKVGMMTMAEKSLLRTPHSTRTVEDRKKLCNIVANLACFSKFTPKVRARLVPHVKFMAVTPGRVIMKEGDFPVTIYFLIAGEVEMSRNIFNKATKTYELQSEAIFGPGDCIGDIDIMEDAPRTNTYVATTNCELLAVFHKTYKVVLQRHMQKLWQEKKSALRALDYFNFLNEEQIVNASKYGTIQQFDPLETIYTEDLGSMSYVYFVLSGECVVLQCLHMKVNMVDREKVFELATVSKKESGALGMQVGSKFNANNDFFDVNEYMQSSSSLDENNQSKKRGLRKMGLKEIQRACADMKRPPPRRSTRDTCRNRQRLRQRLREAERQEVREEYELYISDEGEDTYDMSEDPAEERYSDNSGKRSPISPVISEVGDVESESEGSEIFTASSHSHRTIVEEPEGMEHYETHFIDVGSLTYGGIFGLGEKMHHRVIMARTTVQCILIPRFWLFEPAQNPGNIWQRQRFYIECNIPTREALYTDFLKTRKWEKFRRDYIENILNADSLANFTKVEDIPIISRIVETKADEASV, encoded by the exons ATGTCGAAGCGTCAACGCGATGGGCTTGATGCCCCGGCAAAAAAGGCGGCTAAGAATCGGTTCAAAAAGCTCGTCCGAACCGTAATACTGAACATGCAGTGGCTAAATGAAGCCACCGAGGAGACTGGAATTTCGCTGAATGTGAAGAAGAATGTGGCCATGTTGGTGCGACAGAAGCGAAAAGTCGGCATGATGACCATGGCC GAGAAATCGCTACTGCGCACTCCACATTCTACGCGTACCGTCGAAGACAGAAAGAAACTGTGCAACATTGTGGCAAATCTGGCGTGCTTTTCAAAATTTACACCA AAAGTCCGGGCTCGTCTTGTTCCGCATGTCAAATTCATGGCGGTGACTCCCGGACGCGTTATTATGAAGGAGGGGGATTTCCCTGTaacgatttattttttaatcgcTGGAGAAGTGGAAATGTCtaggaatatttttaataag GCCACCAAGACTTATGAACTGCAATCAGAGGCTATTTTTGGACCCGGCGATTGTATTGGCGACATCGACATCATGGAAGACGCACCCAGAACCAACACTTACGTCGCCACAA CTAATTGCGAGCTACTGGCAGTCTTTCATAAAACCTATAAAGTTGTCCTGCAACGTCACATGCAAAAGCTGTGGCAGGAAAAGAAGTCTGCCCTGCGGGCTCTTGACTATTTTAACTTTCTCAACGAGGAGCAG ATTGTGAATGCCAGCAAGTATGGGACCATTCAGCAGTTCGATCCCTTGGAGACGATCTACACCGAGGATTTGGGCTCCATGAGCTATGTCTACTTTGTTCTCAGCGGCGAATGTGTCGTTCTACAGTGCCTCCACATGAAG GTGAATATGGTTGACAGGGAGAAGGTATTCGAGCTGGCAACTGTATCTAAAAAGGAGTCCGGAGCCCTCGGGATGCAAGTTGGCTCCAAGTTCAATGCCAACAACGACTTTTTCGACGTCAATGAATATATGCAGTCCAGTTCATCGCTGGATGAGAACAACCAAAGCAAGAAGAGGGGG ctgCGAAAAATGGGTCTCAAGGAGATACAGCGAGCCTGTGCTGATATGAAAAGACCGCCACCTAGAAGATCCACCAGGGACACATGTCGAAATCGGCAACGGTTGCGACAGCGACTGCGGGAGGCAGAACGTCAGGAAGTGCGGGAGGAGTACGAGCTGTACATATCAGACGAAGGCGAGGACACCTACGACATGTCTGAGGATCCGGCCGAGGAACGGTATAGTGATAACTCCGGCAAACGATCGCCCATCTCACCCGTCATCAGTGAGGTGGGCGATGTTGAGAGCGAGTCGGAGGGTTCGGAAATATTCACCGCCTCGAGCCATTCGCATCGAACCATTGTCGAGGAACCGGAAGGCATGGAGCACTATGAAACGCATTTCATTGACGTTGGCTCACTGACCTATGGCGGGATCTTTGGTTTGGGCGAGAAAATGCATCATCGCGTCATAATGGCGAGGACAACGGTGCAGTGCATCCTAATACCACGATTTTGGCTTTTCGAGCCAGCCCAAAATCCTGGCAACATTTGGCAGCGACAGCGATTCtatatcgaatgtaatatcccAACCAGGGAGGCTTTGTACACGGACTTTCTTAAGACACGAAAGTGGGAGAAGTTCAGACGTGACTACATTGAAAACATACTAAATGCTGATTCCTTGGCCAACTTTACGAAGGTCGAAGATATCCCCATTATAAGCCGCATTGTGGAGACAAAAGCTGACGAAGCTTCAGTTTGA